In a single window of the Pontibacter russatus genome:
- a CDS encoding aldo/keto reductase, whose protein sequence is MAEAATFEKTYLLGGDLKINRMGFGAMRITGEGIWGPPKDREEAIRVLKRTIELGINFIDTADSYGPHVSEELIAEALYPYPKDLVIATKGGLTRTGPNVWPINADPGYLQKALEGSLKRLKLDRIDLYQLHRVDPEVPYEQTLEFLQRVQEEGLVKHIGLSEVTVGQIKKAQEYFPVVSVQNKYSVDFRKWEEELVYCRDQDMAFIPWNPINAGNIGALEKLQQVGRKHGATAHQVALSWLLHHAPNILLIPGTSKVQHLEENYEAVSIALTDEDMQLLDSIRSDEKAG, encoded by the coding sequence ATGGCAGAAGCAGCAACATTTGAGAAGACCTACCTCCTTGGCGGCGACCTGAAAATAAACCGGATGGGCTTTGGCGCAATGCGCATCACTGGTGAGGGCATCTGGGGACCTCCGAAGGACAGGGAAGAGGCGATACGCGTGCTGAAAAGAACAATCGAACTCGGGATAAATTTTATAGATACGGCAGACAGCTACGGTCCGCATGTGTCGGAAGAACTGATTGCGGAGGCATTATACCCGTACCCGAAAGACCTCGTCATCGCCACGAAAGGCGGCCTGACCCGCACCGGCCCCAACGTGTGGCCCATCAACGCTGACCCTGGCTACCTGCAAAAGGCCCTGGAGGGAAGCCTGAAACGCCTGAAGCTTGATAGGATAGATTTGTACCAACTGCACCGCGTGGACCCGGAGGTGCCGTACGAGCAAACCCTGGAATTTTTGCAGCGGGTGCAGGAAGAAGGGCTGGTAAAGCACATCGGCCTCTCGGAGGTAACTGTGGGCCAGATCAAGAAGGCGCAGGAGTACTTTCCGGTGGTGTCGGTGCAGAACAAATACAGCGTTGACTTCAGGAAATGGGAGGAGGAGCTTGTATACTGCCGTGACCAGGACATGGCCTTCATCCCCTGGAACCCTATCAACGCAGGTAACATCGGCGCTCTGGAAAAGCTGCAGCAGGTAGGCCGAAAACACGGCGCCACGGCGCACCAGGTGGCCCTGAGCTGGCTGCTGCACCACGCTCCTAACATCCTGCTGATACCCGGCACCTCCAAAGTCCAGCACCTCGAGGAGAACTACGAAGCTGTTTCCATCGCGCTGACCGACGAGGACATGCAGCTGCTGGACAGCATCAGATCAGATGAAAAGGCGGGCTAA
- a CDS encoding sugar phosphate isomerase/epimerase family protein, whose amino-acid sequence MDAKRRKFITEAAFAAAGIALGVGPAKAAAAKVASAAKVADSRDICIFSKMLHWLDCGEMAAAAAEIGFDGIDLTVRPGGHVAPERVAADLPKAVAAALKAGLKVPLITTGITDARHPHTEPILKAAHQAGVKYYRTGWLDYQEDVPLPETLEKYSRQLTELARLNQQYNLQGAYQNHAGTHVGAGVWDLWYIIKDLDPRWMGLQYDIKHATQEGGSSWPLDVKLMYPYIKTIDIKDFIWEKKDGQWQIQNVPLGEGMVDFRKFFALVKQYNISGPISLHLEYPLGGAESGARKLSVNPDTVTAAMQKDLKTLRGYLQEAGL is encoded by the coding sequence ATGGATGCGAAAAGGAGAAAGTTTATAACCGAGGCCGCCTTTGCCGCCGCCGGAATTGCCCTGGGAGTTGGCCCTGCAAAAGCGGCTGCGGCCAAAGTTGCGTCTGCTGCCAAGGTGGCAGATAGCCGGGATATCTGCATCTTCTCCAAAATGCTTCATTGGCTGGACTGTGGGGAGATGGCCGCTGCTGCCGCCGAAATCGGCTTCGACGGCATTGACCTGACCGTGCGGCCGGGCGGCCATGTAGCGCCTGAGCGCGTGGCGGCAGACTTACCCAAGGCCGTTGCCGCTGCCCTGAAAGCTGGGTTAAAAGTGCCTCTGATCACCACCGGCATCACCGATGCACGTCATCCGCACACGGAGCCTATCCTGAAAGCGGCGCACCAGGCGGGGGTAAAGTACTACAGGACAGGCTGGCTTGATTATCAGGAAGACGTGCCCCTGCCCGAAACGCTGGAGAAATACAGCAGGCAACTGACGGAACTGGCCAGACTGAACCAGCAGTACAACCTGCAGGGGGCTTACCAGAACCACGCCGGCACGCACGTAGGCGCCGGTGTCTGGGACCTGTGGTACATTATCAAAGACCTGGACCCACGCTGGATGGGCCTGCAGTACGATATAAAACACGCCACGCAGGAGGGAGGGTCATCGTGGCCGCTGGACGTGAAACTCATGTACCCCTACATCAAGACAATTGATATAAAGGATTTTATATGGGAGAAGAAGGACGGGCAATGGCAGATCCAGAATGTGCCGCTGGGCGAGGGGATGGTTGATTTCCGGAAGTTCTTTGCGCTGGTGAAGCAGTACAACATCAGCGGACCCATATCCCTGCACCTGGAATACCCGCTGGGCGGCGCGGAGAGCGGCGCCAGAAAGCTGAGCGTGAACCCGGACACAGTAACGGCGGCCATGCAAAAAGACCTCAAAACGCTGCGGGGGTATCTGCAAGAGGCCGGTTTGTGA
- a CDS encoding LLM class flavin-dependent oxidoreductase, whose product MSISSKKLSDTRLSVLDLVPILAGKTPADSFKKALELARHVENLGYERFWMAEHHNMPGIASSATSVLIGYIAGGTSTIRVGSGGIMLPNHAPLVVAEQFGTLETLYPGRIDLGLGRAPGTDQVTAMALRRDLRGSGEDFPENVAELQSYLAPRDASARVRAVPGEGLDIPIWLLGSSTFSAQLAGILGMPFAFASHFAPNLLHTALKVYRDHFQPSESLKEPYAMAGVNVVAADTDEEAQRLATSLFMSFLNVIRGKAKPMQPPVDSMDGLWDASEKYAVQQMLRHTYIGSPKTLKEELQAFVGETQVDEIIVASNIYDHTARLRSYEILAEVFDNKVKAG is encoded by the coding sequence ATGAGTATTTCCTCCAAAAAATTATCCGACACACGCCTTTCTGTGCTGGACCTGGTACCCATCCTGGCTGGCAAAACCCCGGCCGACTCTTTCAAAAAAGCCCTGGAGCTTGCCCGGCACGTGGAAAACCTGGGCTATGAGCGCTTTTGGATGGCCGAGCACCACAACATGCCCGGCATCGCCAGTTCCGCCACCTCCGTTCTGATTGGTTATATAGCCGGCGGCACGTCTACCATCCGGGTGGGCTCCGGCGGCATCATGCTGCCCAACCACGCCCCGCTGGTGGTGGCCGAGCAGTTCGGCACCCTCGAAACGCTGTACCCGGGCAGAATAGACCTCGGCCTGGGCCGCGCCCCAGGCACCGACCAGGTGACAGCGATGGCGCTGCGCCGCGACCTGCGCGGCTCGGGCGAGGATTTCCCGGAGAACGTGGCTGAACTGCAGAGTTACCTCGCCCCGCGGGATGCCTCTGCCCGCGTGCGGGCCGTGCCCGGCGAGGGGTTGGATATCCCCATCTGGCTGCTTGGCTCCAGCACCTTCAGCGCCCAGCTGGCCGGTATACTGGGCATGCCTTTTGCCTTTGCGAGCCACTTCGCGCCCAACCTGCTGCACACGGCCCTGAAGGTATACCGCGACCATTTCCAGCCTTCTGAGAGCCTGAAGGAGCCCTATGCCATGGCAGGCGTCAACGTGGTGGCGGCGGACACAGACGAGGAAGCCCAGCGCTTGGCCACCTCCCTTTTCATGTCGTTTCTCAACGTTATCCGCGGAAAGGCAAAACCCATGCAACCGCCGGTAGACAGCATGGACGGGCTGTGGGACGCCTCAGAGAAATACGCGGTGCAGCAAATGCTTCGCCACACCTACATCGGCTCCCCCAAAACTTTGAAAGAGGAGCTCCAGGCTTTTGTGGGCGAGACGCAGGTTGACGAAATTATCGTTGCCTCCAACATATATGACCACACAGCCCGGCTGCGCTCTTATGAGATTCTGGCAGAGGTATTCGACAATAAGGTCAAAGCAGGCTGA
- a CDS encoding ATP-binding cassette domain-containing protein, which produces MDNLTQVLVALDDVTVRQHGEVVFQDTSFVVRRGEHWALTGNDEQGRSALIETIAGKLPIAAGNVLYPFQEEFQRRNPVQSPPGSWHKPISLVSSRHNFSSLSRTEELFYQQRYNATAADDSPTVEEHLAEVKPYMDNPIWTFERTVAALNLHSLLDRRLIKLSNGETRRVLLAEALLRNPAILLLENPLVGLDVGMRQELNKLISSIAQSGITLVMVTGPGEVPDAITHIAVWDKGEEIQAMPKDAFRRGDSSTHRPVKADITEIQELLADPVSPSFDIVVGMEDVTVKYGEKTVLDHINWNVRQGERWALVGHNGAGKTTLLSLINADNPQAYANRVTLFDRRRGSGESIWDIKRHIGFVSPELFQYFPGSEPCEHVIESGFYDAVGLNRKSHPAKQARVLRWMQLLHMESLAGKPYRQVSVSGQRLCLLARALVKNPPLLILDEPCQGFDSRQQEHFKSVVDAICASSNLTLIYVSHYQHEIPESVQNVMHLENGKARIEKAVCVQG; this is translated from the coding sequence ATGGATAATTTAACCCAGGTACTGGTTGCGCTGGATGACGTGACTGTTCGGCAGCACGGTGAAGTTGTCTTCCAGGACACCAGCTTTGTGGTAAGGCGGGGAGAGCACTGGGCGCTGACCGGAAACGACGAGCAGGGCAGGAGCGCATTGATAGAAACCATCGCCGGTAAATTGCCCATCGCGGCGGGCAATGTGCTATATCCCTTTCAAGAGGAATTTCAGCGGCGAAATCCGGTGCAGTCGCCTCCGGGTTCCTGGCACAAGCCAATCAGCCTTGTTTCTTCTCGCCACAATTTCAGCAGCCTGTCGCGCACCGAGGAGCTTTTCTACCAGCAGCGCTACAACGCCACCGCCGCCGACGATTCCCCGACGGTGGAGGAGCACCTGGCGGAGGTGAAGCCATATATGGACAACCCCATCTGGACCTTTGAAAGAACGGTAGCGGCGCTTAACCTGCACAGTCTGCTGGACAGGCGGCTGATAAAACTGTCGAACGGGGAGACGCGGCGGGTGCTGCTGGCGGAGGCGCTGCTGCGCAACCCGGCTATCCTGCTGCTGGAAAACCCGCTGGTGGGGCTGGATGTGGGGATGCGACAGGAACTAAACAAATTAATCTCGTCAATCGCTCAGTCGGGCATCACCCTGGTCATGGTCACGGGTCCGGGGGAGGTGCCGGATGCCATCACACACATTGCGGTTTGGGATAAAGGGGAAGAAATCCAGGCGATGCCGAAGGATGCGTTCCGCAGGGGCGACTCCTCCACCCACAGGCCAGTGAAAGCAGACATCACTGAAATTCAGGAGCTGTTGGCTGACCCGGTTTCGCCATCGTTCGATATAGTTGTCGGGATGGAGGACGTGACCGTGAAGTATGGGGAGAAGACCGTGCTGGATCATATCAACTGGAACGTGCGGCAGGGCGAGCGCTGGGCGCTGGTAGGCCACAACGGGGCCGGGAAAACGACTTTGCTGAGCCTGATAAACGCCGATAACCCGCAGGCCTATGCCAACAGAGTCACGCTGTTTGACCGGCGGAGGGGGAGCGGCGAGAGTATATGGGATATAAAGCGGCACATCGGGTTTGTGTCGCCGGAGCTGTTCCAGTATTTCCCCGGCAGCGAACCCTGCGAGCACGTGATTGAGTCGGGCTTTTACGATGCGGTGGGCCTGAACCGAAAAAGCCATCCCGCGAAACAGGCGCGCGTGCTGCGCTGGATGCAACTGCTGCATATGGAATCCCTGGCCGGGAAGCCTTACAGGCAGGTGTCGGTGAGCGGCCAGCGGCTGTGCCTGCTGGCGAGGGCATTGGTAAAAAATCCGCCGCTGCTCATCCTGGACGAGCCCTGCCAGGGGTTCGATAGCCGCCAGCAGGAGCACTTCAAAAGCGTGGTGGATGCCATTTGCGCCAGCAGCAACCTCACGCTTATCTATGTGAGCCATTACCAGCACGAGATACCGGAAAGTGTGCAAAACGTCATGCATCTCGAAAACGGGAAGGCGCGCATCGAAAAAGCGGTATGCGTTCAGGGGTAG